aaaaaaaaaaaaaaagttggtctAAAGGGCTGGCAGCATCTAGGGTTGGGGCAAGGAGTATCACACTAAAATAGTATGAACTGTGGAGTGTAGGCAGTAGCACAAGCAGCCCCTGGTCTACGGCATGCCCATTGGGCTGAGATATCCTTGTTGGCCAGACTCAATAACCCCAGTGGATTTTTCCCCACCTACTTTGGTCAGTCCAGGTTCTTCCCTACCACTGAGGTTTAGTTGTTTCCTGGCACAGTGAACTGTAGAGTTCTGAGATGGGAGCTCACACAAAGGCCTGTGGGGAGGGTATGTTGCTAGGAGGACCTCATCTTAGTAGGTGTATGGCCTTAGGTACTCAACTACCTACAGATACCCAATGACCACCCAATGGTCCAGATCTCTGGAAACTGCCACAATTTTGCTTCTAGACATCCTTATGCTCAAGGCCAACTTTCAATGAAGTTAAGATATGGGTGATTGTGGGAACCTGTGGACAATGTCCTATCAGAAGAGGCCTGAGCTCTGGAAGGATAGACGGTCCCCTGCTTAATTCCACAAGTACTAGGAACCTAATTCCATGAGTACTAAGAACCAAAAATGGGGCCAAGGGAAGTAAGGAATTGAGGGAGAAGGGAGGCCCAGAGGGAAGATAGGTAGGTACCTAAAGATCTAAGGAGGGAGATGGAATCCTTTGGGGGGGATTGTAGAGGGGTCTAGGATTGTAGAGGGTATGAGGGTGCTGAGGAGAGAATGCTGCTGAAGGCCCAGCCCAAGTCATCTGTGTAGAGTATGACTCTGTGTCACATGCTGCCTTTAGGAAGCTGGAGTCCCAGATGTTCTAGGAACAATCTTCAGAGGGCTCCTGGGAATATTCAAGCTCTGAGATCACCAAGGCTACCCAGTGAACAGTCAATATCCTGAGGCAAATGTGCTGTGAGGCCTTAGGAATCTATCAGGCCTCTCACAGCCCTGGCCTTCTTCCAGGCCTGACCTCAAGGGAAGTCAACTCCCAGCTGGCAGAGGGACCAGGAATTGGAAAAGCCCAGACTACATTGTCTAGGGCAGTAAGTGGGATCCATCTTGACTCTATCCTAAGTAGCAGGGAAGTGAAATTGCCAAGCTAGTTAATGTGTGGATGTGCACATCAACATAGTACTACCACCGAGCACATGTATTTATCTGTGTTAGTATGTGCCCACAAGGTCAACTTTATTTCTTATCACCTCACTGTTGGCCCTAGAGCCCTAAGGGCTCTGACTGTGAGCCTCTATCCTTGTATCAAACTGGCCATACCCTCTCAGTAATAACCCCACACTTACCCTGACTATAGTTCTCACTACCAAGGCTATGGACCTGGCTATAAGTCCATGGTGGTGCACTGTTGGGAGATAAGGTATGGCAAGTGAATGACGTCTTTTAAGACTAGGACTTTTCTTAGGTTTCAGCCTAAGACCCATCACTCATCTATCTCTGCCTACCTGGTGCTGGTCATCTCTGACCATTCTGCTATTCCCCAAACAATGGGCATGAAAGGTTGGATGCACATTCTTATTTGGTACTAGCTGCCCTATGGCCAGAATTTCTCCTAAGGCATCAGCTGCTAGCTGAATAGAAACTAGTTTCccaccatgggtgctgggatggaACAGGTACACTTTGGGGTAGGAGGTGCCCCTGGATTTGatattctgccccccccccccccgagagtTTTTAcatgtaacagctctggctgtcttggaactctctgtagaccaggctggcctcaaactcagagatctgcctgtctctgcctcccagtgccaggattaaatATTGGGTATGAGCCACTTCACCCAGTATTTTGCCCCATTTTGGGGGGTTGGATGTATACCTGGTCTCATACTGTCTGGACATAAGGTGGCCTAACCAAAGGTTTCCTTCTGCACCCAGCAGTGAGGACAAGGTCTCCAGACCTATATGAAAGCCTCTTGTTTAGGACTGCCTACCTGATGGGTTTGTTCTGTGTCAGTTCTTCCTGTGCTCGTGACCAAGCAGTCCCAACCCTCCGTCCTATCACTCTTATGGTCCCTAGACTGGGCCACCTCTTAATGCTGTTGTCAATCCTTTTTTGTCCCACCCATCCTTAATGGGCTGGCTTTAGAACACTTCCAGTGCTGCCTAATAAAAACCAGTGAGTGCACAAAAGAATGAAGGTGTGAGAACCAGAAAGCACAGGGGTAGGGGATGGGTGGCACATGGAGGTGGCTGGAATAATCTGGGGTTTCCACTCTGAAGTGTCTGAGCACCTGCTATTCAGGATGAGCTGGGAGAAGAATTACCTGTGACCCCCAGGGAGCCAGACTGGCAGCCACTTTATCACGCTGCCTTCCCTTGTTGCTGTCAATGGCCCTTTCCACTTTTCATTAGAAATCATCCTGGGGAACCCTAAACTTTAGGGCTTCATGCTGGCTGGAACATCCAATGCTGCTGTAGGCCCGAGAGTGCCAAGCTGCTGGGTCAGACTCCATCCTGTAGCATATACTACTTACTCCACAGCCTGTCCCCAGGGCAAGGTCATTGGCCTTGGCACAAAGGATCCAGGCCTGGAAACCTACATCTTAGCCTGACAGGTTCTTACTCTCCATCACTTTTCTGAAATATGGCCAAGGGCAGAGGGATGTTCTTTGGAAGCCACAGGCAAGAAGTTCATTTGAGGTTTCAACAGATGTCTCTGGCCACAGCCCTTTAGCCAGTACACAGGGAGATCTATAGACATTACAAAGCAAGGGCAGTGTCTTAGTAAGTGTTctgttgctttgaagagacatcatgacctcagcaactcttaaaaaagaaagtatttaattggggcttgtttACGGTTTTAGAATTTAGTCCATCATCagaatggcaggaagcatggtagcacataggTAGTAgagtgctggaggaggagctcaGAGCTCTACACCCAAATCCACAGGCGGCAGGAAAAGAAAGccactgggtctggcttgagcttttgagaCCCTAATGCCCAcccccagagacacacttcctccaataaggccgaacctcctaatccctctcaagcAGTGCCATTCACCGATGACTAAGTATTCAAGTATATAAGCCCAGGGGGCACCAGGTAGGcattctcactcaaactaccTGGAAGGACTTCTAGAATCCATATGTGCTCATTTGGCACTCTACCCAGTTCTACCTCAAGTCAGCAAACATCTACACATCTATACAGGGACTTTGAGTAGGACCAGTCAGATGGACTTAGGTAGCCAGACAGAGGGTTCTGCTTTCTCCAAGGGTGAGTTAGATCCACAAACTGTCAGTGGCCTCCTCAAAGCCTAGTGATGCATGTAGACTTATCTGAAGAACCATGCCAAGCTTGACTGGCACCTTCTACCTCAAGTCCTAAGGAGCTGGGTCATCTCTTCATGCAAGACAGGGGCTACATGTGGAGCAGGTTCTGGCCAAGGAAACATGAGGGGATGGGTTATGTTATATCCAGGTTCTGGATCCTGCTAAGGggttcctcttcccctccctgacTCCTTGTCCCCTGAACACAGCAAGGGGGTAATCAGTCCCCACATACTGAATAGATGACCTTTGGGAAAATAAAGCTAGAGGAGAGAAGATTTAGTCTAACTGGTCCAACTCTGAATTGCTGCTGCTACCTGAGTCACTGGTTCAAGTCTGGGAAAGCAAGTTCATAACACTGTAACATCAGATGTTTGCCCAATGTTGAAAAAGATGCTAGACACCTTTGGACCATACATGGAGGGTGGCACTGGTAATCAGGGCACTTCTACAGGAGAACATGGCCAATGCCACCAGCCACACTAGCAACTCACAGACATAGCTTCTGGAGTCTTGGAAGAGCAAAGACAGGACTGCTGACCAGCATAACCTCACAAGCCCAATGGGACAAGTGACCTGAAGTGTTCAGATATGGAGGCCCCATGGATAAACATTTTACTTTGAGTGCCCAGCCTGAAAGGTAGCTAGATGGGAGTCTGTCCCTGGGAGACAAGGTTCTACTGGCTTCTGGAATCAGAAAAGCTAGGACACTCAATTCTGCAACTCTGAGAAATATATGCTTTGAGAGGCCAGCAGCTAAATTAGCAGGCTGACACTAGAGCAACCTATCTCTGGTACCAGTTTCCAGGTTGTGTTTTTTCCACTGTTGGAACCTTGGTTTCACTCTTCTTAGCTCAGTGGTGACGGAGAGAGTCCTGTCTACTATGGGCTCCAGTGGGTGGGCTCCAGAAGATTTGATCATTTGGACCAGGCCTGTGTTGTAGATGTTATAGATGCTGTTACTCTTAAGGGGCACAGACCCCACACGACTTGCTCTTGAGTCCTCAGGTCTCACAGATGGTTACTCCTGTTAAACCACACAGTGAAGATCTCATGGCATGGAGGTTAGCATCCCCCTAGCATTTGTACGTGTCTGTCATTGGGAGTCAATTCTGGCATATCTTAAGCCCCAGGCCCTTTGTGAATTGAGCTCACTGGAGGGGAGCCTTGGGTCTCCACTGCTGTACTGTGAAGTTTCAGTTGACCTCTAGGTCAGACGTTGCTGATGTGGGCCTCCACTGTGGAGAAGGCAAGAGGATCCCTATTCTTGTCTGGGTGCTGCTCACGCCTGATGTATCTTGGCTTCCTCACTGAAATGGGGTCAAAGACAAGCTGAGTCAGAGATGATAAGTTCAGACCTTTGTCTGCACTGTTGGCTCTCAGGAGCCAGGGCACAAAGCCCATGTATGGTGTTTATTCTGACAAGAGAGTAACGCTCACCAGGCTCCATTTGTACAAAGGCAGTTTCATGGAGGCTCCCACGAGCTCAGCTATTTCCTATCGGACCCCCATTCCACCCCAGACACCACATCCCTGGGCCTGTATTAGGGCCCAGCTATTCCTCAAGACAAAAGCATAGATCATACTTGCATTTTGCACTACAGGGAGTTAGGTAGCACCCTTTAAAGACAGGACTGCACCCTGAGCTTTGAAGCCCATGAACATAACCTTTAATTGAAAAAAGGTCTGTGTAGATTCTATTAGGAAAGAAGGTGAGATCACCCTGATTAATCTGAATCCAATGACTGGtatccgagagagagagagagagagagagagagagagagagagagagagagagagagagagagagagagagagagagagagagagagagagagagagagaaagaaagagagatgtcTAATGTGGCCATGAGCCATAGGAGCTGGAAGAGTCACGAGGGATTTCCCACCCATCAGGCCTTGAAATGCACCTCTCTCACCCTCACATCTTGATTTCTAACGTTTGGCTCCAAGAACTATCAAGGGATATGGTTTTATTACAGTGGCCAGGGTGTGTATTTGCTATATAGTCACTAATATAGTGCTTCAGGTCCCTAACACCTGTAAGGTCCTCAGGGATAAGGCTGCTTTGGAGAACTTGGAACAAGGTATGTCTAACTTCATCAAGGATCTATTTTATCTTCAACAGAGAGAAACAGTGTCACTGGTGCTCTATTCTAGACCACTGCACAAGGAAGACAATGAGATGGGAAAGAAGTTAAGTAAATCTGCTCCAGGGCGTGTAGCTGTGGAACATCTCGGCCCATGGCCTCTTCTATACACTGAGTTATAAACGTTCAGATAGGCCTCAGGGAAAAGCTCAAGAACTGACCTGTTCCTTGCAGCTCTCAAGCAGAGCTGGACTTGGACAGGGCTAGAGGAGAAGTAGAGAGTCTGGTCCTATGCTGAGAAGGCAGCATGGAAACCATGTGGGTTGGTAAGAAAGAAGAGTAGTGTCTGCTGAACACCTGTCCTTGTCCCTGCCTTATGGAGCAGTCTACTTAGAATGTGTGAAGGTAGGTCAGGTCTCAGAGAGGGATCCTTATATGTGGGGATAAAACCATAGACTAGGCTTTGAAGATAGCCCACAATAAGACCCTTCCACCCAACTCCCATAACATGCTGCAGCCTGTACCTGAAGACTGTGGCAGGGGGACCATTGCAGCCttgaaaagagaaaggcagagtgaGACTTGGATGGCCTGGCACAGGTACACACAACCCAGTTCTCAGCCTAGTTGAATAGGTTACTTACTGTTTCACCAAGCTGCAGgacaggggctggggaagaaaatGGAGTGTCACTCTgctgcccagcagctgcctcAGCTCTGAGTGCCCTGAGCACCCTGAGCCTCGACAGCTGCTCAGCCACATTTCTTACCTGGGGAACTCTAAGCAGCAGGGCCCAGCCTTACATCCTCAGCTGTAATAGCATCCAAAGGCACTCTGTTGATTAGTGTGAGCACAGTGGTATCTGGACACAGTGGAGTCCCTGTGCCTGCTCTGTATTTGTTGGGGACCCCCTAGGCCCTGAGTGGGTCAGACCCTGGATAGTACCTGTGAAGCTAGGCAAGTAGAAATTCAGCCATAGAGGGAAGTACCTCTGTCTCTCCTGTAGAAAACTTCAGGAAGCTTACTGGAGCGCTTGAGGTAGAAGAACCCAGCCACAGAGAGGATGAGGCCTGTGCTGATGAACAGTGTCCCCAGGAAGAGGGAAGCTGCTACATGAGAACCCCCTGCAGACAAACCAACAGCTGCCAGGAGAGCCTGGGTTTGGGGAAATGGGTATCCAGTGCTCCATGCTTAACCCCTGGGGATCACCATTCCCCAAACATACCTGAGCCCCTAGTAGGTGCCAGCCACAGGTCAGAGCCACCATGAGCCCAACACATCTAGCCACAAGACAAGGGACATCATACTGCCCACTCTCTCTTGGTCCAAGATAATTCCAGGCTCCAGAAATATCAGGTCCTGGGCTCTCTCCATTAGACTAGCCTCAGCCTCTACAGTGCCTGCTTTCTGATATATGCAGCTGCCTTCTGCTCTTCTCCATTTGTTTGGGGTCAAGACATACTAGGGGTTGGTAGTTGGCAGAACAATGTAACTGCCAGCTATGGGAAGTACTATCCATTACTGTTGAAGGATTAGCCCAGGTTAGAGTGACGTGTCCCTAAAGTGACTCGGTTACCTCAGAAGAGGCACTCTTCTACTGGAGCTCCGTCTAGCTCCCTGACATATGAGGCTCCTCTGCCTTGGGCATATTCTCTCGAGCAGCATCAGGCCCAGACCCTTCTCTTTCCTGCCTGACCACACTGCTAACCCAGACACATCCCTCCACCCTTTACCCCCTAGGCCTTCATTTAAGGTGAGCGTGAAGGCTCTGGAGATACAGGCATCAGGTGATAGGGCCTGCCCCTTCCTTGAAAACAGATCAGGAGGTATGGCCTATGTGTTTGTAGTCTCATCTGAGGCCTGCATCCTACAAGAGCAAGTTAGGCAGCCCTGAGGGTCACAGTGAATATGGAATGAGGCAAAGACTAAGCATAAGTGGGTAGCAGTGAGGGCTGCTATTAAATAACTGAAGCTCGTTGGAAACCATGAAGTATCTTTCTCTGCTGGCATCCCAACACATGCCCATACTCAAGCTAAATGACTCAGCCCCAGGGGATGCTGGACCTCTTCCTTAACCAGAGTTCATTACAGAAAATACTTGACTTCAGGACTGGCACTGGTACCAGTACTAACTCTAATGATACCCCGGCACCAGCCCCAGGTCGCAGACAGAGCCACAGTTCTGAACTTATGAACTAAGAGACTTACCAAAATGTGGCTGTCCAGGTGTCCCTGTGCTTCTGTTCATGGGAAACTGCATGCCCCGGCCAGTGACTGTGGGAGAGCAAAACTGAGGGGAGGCCTTGGCCATGTCTGCGACCCTACTGAGGCCTCCATATACAGTCCTAAAGAGACAtcttagagatgagaaaacaaggaGGAGTTCACACCCACAGCTATTCTCGTAAACAGAACACtcagggagggatggaaggagctGCTCACTGATAAACAATACTCCTGGGCAAGGTGAGTATTGTCTTTTCGGTTGAAGAAGACAAGTACAGTAGTTCCCTTGGTTTCTCCCCAAATTGGACAGGAGGACCCCTGTGAAGTCTTGGGGAACAGGGGCAGATAGCTTGGAGAAGACATACGAATTCTGCACTCGGAGCCATTGTATGTTGGGAGGGTCCCATTCCAGCAACGGATGCAGCTAGCGCTCCCATCTGCATTCCAGTGCCTATAGCAACCTGCACCAGAGGGAGACAGGATCTTTCAGCCAAGGGAAGTCAAGGTCATCTCATTGCCTTCTGTAAGCTTTTCTGTATTGTGAATTGGTAATTTTCAACACAAGAACAGTAACATATTGTGGAAGTCTGTAAAGGCACAAGCTacaattccagaaaaaaaaaaaaaaaaaagtaaactcaaCAGGAAGCACACTGCTCTCAAGCAAGTTCCCGTGGATGTCTGTCACTGagccagtcttttattttactgaaTGCTTCAGGAGACTATTTACTGAATGCTTCAGGAGACTATTTTAAAGTGCTTGGGACAGAAATCTAAAATTAATAGGTACTATTTGAAAGTCTTGATTATCCACCAGAACTACTTCCTCAGGAGACAAGATGGCTGCCTACCTTGTATCGGTGAAGCTCTAAGTACCTTACTTGGGTCTCTACATGGGGCAGGTGTCAATAGGTTTGTTTGTTGTCCCTGTATTATTTCCTAGGGTCTCTGTAGCAGGATTAAGCCAAATTTCTATCCCAGATTGGTACTGACCAAAGCTCTACCTTCATGCTTAGAGTGACCCAGCCTGCACTGGCTAGTGATAGTTGTTTCCCTTCTGGTGAGTACATTCTGAGACCATCTTAAGCCTTTTATTCTAACATCCACAACACAAAAGATGAGCAGACATGTTCTAAATATATTGACTGGGTACTAGAAGCCAGTATACAGAGCTAAACCATGGGTCACTGACCCTTAATGGTGAACGTTACAACGTCTGATCTGAACAGATGGGTTGAGATGAGACAGGAGCCTTTCTGTGGTGGCAGAGATAGTATTAAGAACAATGAACAAATGGTCTAAGAGGGACAGCAGCCGATTCCAGCTCTAACAATGCTGTGGGCAAATGACCACACAGGAACAAAGTCCAATTGCTCAGTTCTACTTGGGTGGAAGAGTCCTGATCAAACGTGGAATCATAAAACGAGGAGTAAGTCTCCTACAGTGGTCTAACTTTCCTCCTTTCATCAATCCGAGGTAGATCTCATTTGGAGGTATATGTCTACTAAAAGCAAGACCAAGGAACACAGGGTCCTCAGTACAAAACCTAATACAATAAGTGAGATTCTCAGCAGGTGT
Above is a window of Arvicanthis niloticus isolate mArvNil1 chromosome 5, mArvNil1.pat.X, whole genome shotgun sequence DNA encoding:
- the C5H1orf159 gene encoding uncharacterized protein C1orf159 homolog, whose product is MALQCLMLLTGLLMGGMSKSTESKAQQPECCMDVVDFNATCLGTGLCGPGCYRHWNADGSASCIRCWNGTLPTYNGSECRILTGRGMQFPMNRSTGTPGQPHFGGSHVAASLFLGTLFISTGLILSVAGFFYLKRSSKLPEVFYRRDRAPVLQLGETAAMVPLPQSSVRKPRYIRREQHPDKNRDPLAFSTVEAHISNV